One region of Etheostoma cragini isolate CJK2018 chromosome 16, CSU_Ecrag_1.0, whole genome shotgun sequence genomic DNA includes:
- the hwa gene encoding protein huluwa, whose translation MSQISRTTPAYLTEAYPVTNLTLVVLLLIPFVVILLLLNCLFLGYKVLILSKKTRQKREDAEEMLLQSTLQRVRRGSDMGFASLQDERRAYMSLSEPILPHPFTSSRASSRDRAGVDHRIRLLRPDGATGSGSLRAPSTIRVTTSAPGFSTRLDLPSGSRAYSNARWCKSAPVLPQSSDSEAETRVNLVPPNSPTVSVYSLYFFFCTQHVGHLRRTSTYEMLTDVNPGVAMLVFDKVDMECDYTNLPSEASCLNTSAVGPGLDSDFGASAGVSLRILSGDSDSLSNGVLASALEWDYYDPCYVKQNNVHKHKHHRPAVHTKQYWV comes from the exons ATGTCGCAGATAAGTCGGACCACACCAGCATATCTGACTGAAGCTTATCCCGTGACTAATTTGACTTTAGTCGTCCTTTTGCTCATACCTTTTGTGGTCATTCTGCTTCTACTGAACTGCCTGTTCCTGGGTTACAAGGTATTGATCCTGTCAAAGAAGACCCGACAGAAGCGAGAGGACGCAGAGGAGATGCTTTTGCAGTCCACTTTGCAAAGAGTCAGAAGGGGATCCGACATGGGTTTTGCTTCGCTGCAGGACGAGAGGAGAGCTTATATGTCTCTATCGGAGCCGATCCTGCCCCATCCTTTCACCTCTTCCAGGGCTTCATCCAGGGACAGAGCCGGGGTGGACCACAGGATCCGGCTCCTGAGGCCAGATGGTGCCACCGGCTCAGGGTCCCTGAGGGCGCCGAGCACCATCCGGGTCACCACCTCTGCGCCTGGTTTTAGCACAAGACTGGATCTGCCCTCTGGCTCACGGGCATACAGTAACGCGCGATGGTGTAAAAGCGCACCGGTTTTACCACAGTCCAGTGATTCAGAGGCTGAAACCAGAGTGAACCTTGTCCCGCCAAATTCTCCAACGGTGAGTG TGTacagtctttattttttcttttgtacacAGCATGTGGGTCATCTTCGTCGGACCAGTACTTACGAGATGCTGACAGATGTGAACCCAGGTGTTGCCATGCTTGTGTTTGACAAAGTGGACATGGAGTGTGACTACACTAACCTGCCTTCAGAGGCGTCCTGCCTGAATACATCTGCAGTGGGTCCTGGACTGGACAGCGACTTTGGTGCAAGTGCAG GGGTGTCTCTGCGGATTCTGTCAGGAGACAGTGACAGTTTGTCCAACGGTGTTCTGGCTTCTGCCCTCGAGTGGGATTATTATGACCCCTGCTATGTTAAACAGAATAatgtacacaaacataaacaccaCAGACCTGCGGTGCACACCAAACAGTACTGGGTGTAA
- the LOC117959673 gene encoding urea transporter 1-like, which translates to MELDEALQSQCEGDNGHRQQKSLTHLSGASMDNSYQPSQEEAPTRSFLFRVIGLVTGDMHLCREWVKRQLVVIQLLDWILRGVAQVMFVNNPVSGLLIMAGLFLQNPWWALNGLLGTFASTVSAMLLGLNREAISAGLYGYNGTLVGILMAVFSAKGSWYWWLLMPNIFMSMLCPVVSSALSSVAIKWDLPIFTLPFNILLCLHVAATGVNHPYFPEVDILPNDHLRPTNDSKESLNISQIFLSVPVGVGQVYGCDGPWTGGLILLALLLSSPTICFHAIWGSAAGMLSGFALAAPHKDIYSGLWGYNSALSCIAIGGVFYVITWQTHLLAVICALFTTCMTAAISNLMSVLALPACTWPFCLSSLIFLLISSEIPAICRLPLSVVSYPEENRRYHRQLKAFEMVQHSQQWNSQEEAMLKENGRPNVQLAVDRGGSEPV; encoded by the exons ATGGAGCTTGATGAGGCTCTGCAGTCACAATGTGAGGGAGACAATGGTCACAGACAGCAGAAAAGCCTCACGCACCTTAGTGGAG CAAGTATGGACAACAGCTACCAGCCGTCACAAGAAGAAGCTCCAACTCGCTCCTTTCTCTTCAGAGTTATTGGGCTGGTCACTGGGGACATGCATCTCTGCAGAGAGTGGGTGAAAA gacagcttgtGGTAATCCAACTGCTGGACTGGATTCTCCGAGGGGTGGCCCAGGTCATGTTCGTCAACAACCCTGTCAGTGGGCTCCTTATCATGGCCGGCCTCTTCCTGCAGAACCCTTGGTGGGCTCTGAATGGTCTGCTGGGAACCTTTGCCTCCACTGTGTCCGCCATGTTGCTAGGACTAAACAG GGAAGCCATATCAGCGGGTTTATATGGCTACAATGGAACCTTGGTCGGCATACTGATGGCTGTTTTCTCTGCCAAAGGAAGCTGGTACTGGTGGCTGTTAATGCCAAATATCTTCATGTCAATGTTGTG CCCGGTGGTCTCCAGTGCTTTGTCCTCAGTTGCTATCAAATGGGACCTCCCGATATTCACCCTGCCCTTTAATATTTTGCTGTGTCTACATGTTGCAGCTACCGGAGTCAATCACCCCTACTTTCCAGAG GTAGATATCCTGCCAAATGACCATCTGCGCCCTACTAATGACTCCAAGGAAAGCCTCAATATCTCTCAG ATATTCCTGTCCGTGCCAGTTGGTGTTGGCCAGGTGTACGGCTGCGACGGTCCTTGGACAGGAGGTCTCATCCTTCTGGCCCTGCTGCTTTCCTCACCAACTATCTGTTTTCATGCCATATGGGGTTCTGCTGCTGGCATGCTGTCTG GATTTGCTCTTGCAGCTCCTCACAAAGACATTTACTCCGGGCTGTGGGGCTATAACAGCGCTCTATCATGCATTGCCATTGGAGGGGTCTTCTATGTCATAACATGGCAAACCCATCTGCTGGCTGTGATATGTG CACTTTTCACCACATGCATGACTGCAGCCATCTCCAATCTGATGTCTGTG CTCGCATTACCAGCCTGCACATGGCCTTTCTGCCTGTCGtctctcatcttcctcctcatttCCTCTGAGATCCCAGCCATCTGCAGACTGCCTCTATCTGTTGTGTCCTACCCCGAGGAAAACCGGCGCTACCACAGACAATTAAAGGCCTTTGAGATGGTTCAGCACAGTCAGCAGTGGAACAGCCAAGAAGAGGCCATGCTGAAGGAGAATGGACGGCCAAATGTCCAGTTGGCAGTGGATAGGGGCGGCAGTGAACCTGTGTGA
- the zgc:122979 gene encoding dnaJ homolog subfamily B member 5, which yields MVLIWTQFGVKHKNVNVKCKVRVMHRGDSSGSSSAESTKSEQDVPCLAIKPTGKDFYKVLGVSPESNEDEIKKAYRKMALKYHPDKNSDADAEDKFKEIAEAYEILTDPKRRGIYDQFGEEGLKNRMSMAGQGNVFRNNFHTDPHATFSSFFHGTDHFDIFGNDVDGEDELFNPFRRFPFSHVGGFSGCEGGLRRGQRRLQGDEVVHDLLVTLEEVMQGCTKHVKITRSRLNPDGRSLRSEEKVLNVVVKKGWKAGTKITFPREGDETPNNTPADITFILRDKEHTQYKRDGSNIVFTAQITLKEALCGCTVNVPTLDNRMMPLPCSDVIKPGAVRRLRGEGLPMPKSPSQRGDLVVEFQVLFPDRIPPQSREIIKHSLAQC from the exons ATGGTTCTCATCTGGACCCAGTTCGGTGTTaagcacaaaaatgtcaatgtcaagtGCAAAGTGCGAGTTATGCACAGAGGGGACAGCTCAGGCTCATCATCAGCG GAAAGCACCAAGTCTGAGCAGGATGTGCCCTGCCTAGCCATCAAACCCACAGGCAAGGACTTCTATAAAGTCCTGGGTGTCTCACCTGAATCCAATGAAGATGAGATCAAGAAGGCCTACAGGAAGATGGCTCTCAAGTACCACCCAGACAAGAACAGCGATGCGGATGCAGAGGACAAGTTCAAAGAGATTGCAGAGGCCTACGAGATCCTGACTGACCCCAAAAGGAGGGGCATCTATGACCAGTTTGGAGAAGAAG gTCTTAAAAATAGAATGTCAATGGCGGGCCAAGGCAACGTTTTCCGCAATAATTTCCACACCGACCCCCACGccaccttctcctccttcttccaTGGCACCGACCACTTTGACATCTTTGGCAACGACGTTGACGGCGAAGATGAGCTCTTCAACCCCTTCCGACGATTCCCCTTCAGCCACGTTGGCGGGTTCTCTGGCTGCGAGGGCGGGCTGCGAAGAGGCCAGCGCCGGCTGCAGGGCGATGAGGTGGTGCATGACCTGCTGGTCACCCTAGAGGAGGTGATGCAAGGTTGCACCAAGCATGTGAAGATCACCCGCAGCCGCCTCAACCCTGACGGCCGCAGCCTGCGATCCGAGGAAAAGGTGCTTAATGTGGTGGTGAAGAAAGGCTGGAAAGCGGGGACTAAAATCACCTTCCCCAGGGAGGGAGATGAGACGCCCAACAACACCCCTGCAGACATCACCTTCATTCTCAGGGACAAGGAGCACACGCAGTACAAGAGAGACGGCTCCAACATCGTCTTCACTGCCCAGATCACACTCAAGGAG GCTCTCTGTGGCTGCACAGTTAATGTCCCAACACTTGACAACCGGATGATGCCTCTACCATGCAGCGATGTTATCAAACCAGGTGCTGTCCGCCGGCTAAGGGGCGAAGGTCTGCCCATGCCCAAGAGCCCGTCCCAGCGAGGCGACTTGGTGGTGGAGTTCCAGGTGCTCTTCCCCGACAGGATCCCACCACAGTCCCGCGAGATCATCAAGCACAGCCTGGCCCAGTGCTAG